One part of the Thermodesulfobacterium commune DSM 2178 genome encodes these proteins:
- the truD gene encoding tRNA pseudouridine(13) synthase TruD produces MKKVISREAMIKIKENIEDFIVSEVAEIFPEGKGEYSLYLLKKYNVSTWDALGKIAKLIRIPMDSIGFGGLKDKKAIAQQFITIKNGPKKDIKTREFELTYLGQTNKPMSKNLLLGNRFEIRVKNFPIDPKRLDQEVKLIQTYGIANYFDDQRFGSVKSSKEFAAKEIIKGNYERALYLMLAEASPSEIEKTRKLRDCLKKHWRDFKRCIEFAHLSWEKNLLKFLSEHKPSKRTFKRALNLVDREYLFFLGNAYQSYLWNEILKEILQELGLNHFKASYLLGEFFFYREVNEEQWKTLKNLKLPLPSPKLRLELNHSPLDLTRFYDKVCQKEGFTDLTQLRSFIKGMVFKTYPRPAVLFPENLVWEKISDQEVKFIFFLEKGSYATLVVKRLFYGCTHS; encoded by the coding sequence TTGAAGAAAGTTATCTCGAGAGAAGCCATGATAAAAATAAAAGAAAACATCGAAGATTTTATCGTATCAGAGGTTGCAGAAATCTTCCCAGAGGGGAAAGGGGAATATTCTTTATACTTGCTAAAAAAATACAACGTTTCTACCTGGGATGCCTTAGGAAAAATAGCCAAGCTCATCAGAATTCCGATGGATTCTATAGGGTTTGGAGGGCTAAAGGATAAAAAAGCCATAGCCCAGCAGTTTATAACCATCAAAAACGGTCCCAAAAAAGACATAAAAACCAGGGAATTTGAACTGACTTATTTAGGCCAAACCAACAAACCCATGTCCAAAAACCTTCTCTTAGGGAATCGCTTTGAGATAAGGGTAAAAAACTTCCCGATTGACCCTAAGAGATTAGACCAAGAAGTTAAACTTATCCAGACCTATGGGATAGCCAACTATTTTGACGACCAGAGATTTGGTTCAGTCAAATCCTCTAAGGAGTTTGCTGCAAAAGAGATCATCAAAGGAAACTACGAAAGGGCACTTTATCTTATGCTTGCTGAGGCAAGCCCCTCAGAGATAGAAAAAACTAGAAAACTTAGAGACTGCCTAAAAAAACACTGGAGAGATTTTAAAAGGTGTATAGAGTTTGCCCATCTATCCTGGGAAAAAAACTTGCTTAAATTTTTGTCAGAGCATAAACCCTCTAAACGAACCTTTAAAAGGGCTTTAAACCTGGTAGACCGGGAATACCTGTTTTTCTTAGGTAATGCCTACCAGAGCTATCTCTGGAACGAGATATTAAAAGAGATATTGCAAGAGTTAGGCCTAAACCACTTTAAAGCCTCCTATCTGTTAGGGGAGTTTTTCTTTTACCGCGAGGTTAATGAGGAGCAATGGAAAACTCTCAAAAACTTAAAACTTCCCCTTCCCTCTCCTAAACTGCGCCTTGAGTTAAACCACTCCCCTCTTGATCTCACAAGATTTTATGACAAGGTCTGTCAAAAAGAGGGATTTACAGACCTAACTCAGTTGAGAAGTTTTATCAAAGGTATGGTTTTTAAAACCTATCCCCGTCCGGCGGTTCTCTTTCCAGAGAACTTAGTCTGGGAAAAGATAAGTGATCAGGAGGTTAAGTTTATCTTCTTTTTAGAAAAAGGTTCTTATGCAACCCTGGTGGTGAAGAGGCTTTTTTATGGTTGTACGCATTCCTAA
- the waaF gene encoding lipopolysaccharide heptosyltransferase II — translation MVVRIPNWLGDALMATPVYYNLSQKTKIYLFGPQPLVNLFKFFPNVSLLPYEKGNTSQNLETLKPFKNETGLLLTNSFSSAWLFFRAGLKERWGYAKDLRSFLLTKAIKPPKQKLHQRDYYLYLLKTLGLPCEYKDLVLPLGEEAIEKAKTLLKPTGENPFVILAPGAAYGQAKMWPKEYYKSLASRLVKQGFVVVIAGGEKEKEVGEFIKKDLQGVYNLCGKTDLIAVAGMFVLAKAVVSNDSGLMHLAAALRIPQVAIFGSTDPQKTGPLNPKAIVLHHKIPCNPCFKRTCPYNHYECLRSISVDEVFKALDKIFGIKN, via the coding sequence ATGGTTGTACGCATTCCTAACTGGTTAGGGGATGCCCTGATGGCAACCCCTGTTTACTACAACCTCAGTCAAAAGACCAAAATCTATCTTTTTGGTCCACAACCTCTTGTAAACCTTTTTAAGTTCTTCCCAAACGTAAGCCTTCTACCTTATGAAAAAGGTAACACCTCGCAAAACCTTGAAACTCTAAAACCCTTTAAAAACGAAACAGGGCTTCTTTTAACCAACTCTTTTTCCTCAGCCTGGTTGTTTTTTAGGGCAGGGCTTAAAGAAAGATGGGGTTATGCCAAGGACTTAAGAAGTTTTTTACTAACTAAGGCCATAAAACCACCTAAACAAAAGCTCCATCAAAGGGACTACTATCTATACCTTTTAAAAACCTTGGGTCTTCCTTGTGAGTATAAAGACCTTGTCTTACCTCTGGGAGAAGAGGCTATCGAAAAAGCAAAAACCCTCTTAAAACCTACAGGAGAAAATCCCTTTGTGATCCTTGCACCTGGTGCAGCCTATGGGCAAGCCAAGATGTGGCCTAAGGAATATTATAAGAGTCTTGCCTCAAGGCTGGTTAAACAAGGGTTTGTTGTGGTAATTGCAGGTGGAGAAAAAGAAAAAGAGGTAGGTGAGTTTATCAAGAAAGATTTGCAAGGAGTATACAACCTTTGTGGCAAAACTGACTTAATAGCAGTTGCAGGCATGTTTGTGTTAGCTAAAGCGGTGGTTTCTAACGACTCAGGGCTTATGCACCTTGCTGCAGCCTTAAGGATACCTCAAGTTGCCATCTTTGGCTCAACAGATCCCCAAAAAACAGGGCCTCTAAACCCAAAGGCTATCGTATTACACCATAAAATACCTTGCAATCCCTGTTTTAAAAGAACCTGCCCGTATAACCACTATGAGTGTTTAAGATCTATTTCAGTAGATGAGGTGTTTAAAGCCTTAGATAAAATTTTTGGCATAAAAAATTAG